In one Salvelinus sp. IW2-2015 linkage group LG26, ASM291031v2, whole genome shotgun sequence genomic region, the following are encoded:
- the LOC111952386 gene encoding leukocyte elastase inhibitor gives MGSGFSGCVRQQSPNRSKDGEAIPFNNPSATVRNSNTGFALDLYRTLSENHADGNIFFSPLSISSALAMVYLGAKGNTAEQMAKTLCLDTATDVHSGFQKLSSNINKPSASCQLKLVNCLYGEETFNFFPEFIEATQKFYHAELKAMDFIGAAEESRAQINSWVEKKTDNKIKVMLKPEALSSMTRLVLVNAVYFKAQWISEFHEADTMEQTFQVNENEKRQVQMMVQVKKLPYNYISQFKLQILELPYKGEELSMFFLLPADSNYPDQLLELGRALTPERIHKWTRRQKMGTRTEVQVSIPKFKLQEDYQLNTPLASLGMVDVFDQDRADLSGMSAPMEDEDRVYLSTVAHKAFVEVNERGTEAGASTVADGISYGLSNKHYFTADHPFIFFIRHNQTQSILFLGRFSSPEEGDREGXSL, from the exons ATGGGATCTGGTTTCAGCGGCTGCGTTCGGCAACAAAGTCCAAATAGGTCCAAAGATGGTGAGGCAATACCTTTCAACAACCCTTCAGCCACTGTTCGGAACTCCAACACAGGGTTTGCTCTGGACCTTTACCGTACACTGAGTGAAAACCATGCAGATGGAAACATATTTTTCTCCCCTCTGAGCATCAGTTCAGCTCTGGCCATGGTCTATCTGGGGGCCAAAGGAAACACCGCCGAGCAGATGGCAAAG ACCCTGTGTCTCGACACTGCCACTGATGTCCACTCTGGTTTTCAAAAACTCAGCTCAAACATCAACAAACCCTCAGCTTCATGCCAATTGAAACTGGTCAACTGCCTGTATGGAGAAGAGACCTTCAACTTCTTCCCA GAGTTCATTGAAGCCACACAGAAGTTCTACCATGCAGAGCTGAAGGCTATGGACTTCATAGGGGCTGCAGAGGAGTCCAGAGCACAAATCAACAGCTGGGTGGAAAAGAAAACAGACA ATAAAATTAAAGTGATGTTGAAACCTGAAGCTCTAAGCAGCATGACCAGGTTGGTTCTTGTGAATGCAGTCTACTTTAAAGCACAATGGATAAGTGAGTTCCATGAAGCTGATACCATGGAACAAACCTTTCAAGTCAATGAG AATGAGAAAAGACAGGTGCAGATGATGGTTCAAGTCAAGAAGTTACCATACAACTACATATCCCAGTTCAAACTCCAAATCCTGGAGCTTCCATATAAAGGGGAGGAGCTGAGCATGTTCTTCCTTCTGCCTGCAGATTCCAATTACCCTGACCAGTTACTGGAG CTGGGGAGAGCGTTGACACCGGAGAGGATCCACAAGTGGACCAGACGGCAGAAAATGGGCACGAGGACCGAAGTCCAGGTTTCAATCCCCAAGTTTAAACTGCAGGAGGACTACCAGCTGAACACACCCCTGGCCTCGCTGGGCATGGTGGATGTGTTCGACCAGGACAGAGCAGACCTATCTGGGATGAGCGCACCGATGGAAGATGAAGATAGGGTCTACCTATCCACTGTAGCCCACAAGGCCTTCGTGGAAGTGAACGAGAGAGGCACAGAGGCAGGTGCGTCCACAGTGGCAGACGGCATATCGTACGGTTTAAGTAACAAGCATTACTTCACGGCAGACCACCCCTTTATTTTCTTCATTAGACACAACCAGACCCAATCCATTCTGTTTCTGGGCAGGTTCTCCTCACCTGAGGAGGGTGACAGGGAGGGAARATCTCTGTAG